The following are encoded together in the Phaseolus vulgaris cultivar G19833 chromosome 9, P. vulgaris v2.0, whole genome shotgun sequence genome:
- the LOC137820158 gene encoding uncharacterized protein isoform X1, with protein MSRVTRWKIEKTKVKVVFRLQFHATHIPQSGWDKLFISFIPADSGKATSKTTKANVRNGTCKWADPIYETTRLLQDIKSRQYEEKFYKFVVGMGSSRSSILGEANINLADFVDALKPTAVALPLNGTEPGVTLHVTVQLLTSKTGFREFEQQRELRERGLQTTSDQGTHEESADSKESSPDQNMNNHINKVNSRVKLKRESKDVPHISSLEGESGVNEEYADSAVGFDGSSSTSESIYTEKHDISSTHEVDSLKSTVSGDLGGLSLSQSPQPDKGEAPDNQFPAQGSDRVHGWSIDYSAANSLAAASEDRSSSRLLGNLEAVESSILDLKLNVSSLQTHADEIGVETHKFSDQLATEISSGEELAKEVAVLKSECSKFRDEFEQLKNSKLSLPFPHKDPTATDQDKLFQNLQHKWVKGLLLMEDKLRDIQKVSLGFPERDFRFLNLELEALVEILQNLKQESGEPISGAKVVNERENKKMDLHKSEQFLTDIGSDAGLFQPESMAHYLSIPGLVSHEFDSVDPTLAMKEKIFELLREIDESKTERESLVRKMDQMECYYEALIQELEQNQRQMMAELQNLRNEHSTCLYTISAGKTEMERMHQNMNEQMMKFSEDKRILETLNSEFERRAISAEAALKRARLNYSIAVGQLQKDLELLSCQVLSMHETNENLIKQTLSDSSLPNTDDNPEQVVYPKISEGHTSNRLLCQNHSSSLQRQHLGEDILLNDLKRSLQVQEGLYVQVEEEMSQMHFANMYSDVFSKALQETLFEASIDIQLMKEKISQLSQQLALTHESNELLVLRLQNAMNDILSLNEYKEICTAKSNDIALQNQILESNLKNLAHEKSLLIDKVNEMEVLLTEYRSYEGKYVACSTENSELKGLLKKESLENNHLHDEMSILQEELKSVRTKIDEQVSMKNNLQSNVTFLSDKLQKLLASYEESHSELSLCSRSAYLDSKCEDFEGLLLRIEELQQSAFQRILLLTEEKEILVHDKQKTLVSLNSAESNALVMKQKFEHDLQEMLHKITVSGALLQKLQLDFEVIIDRTSAGFEAEELYSQHHKEFLSGLDHLEAELQQLNSRNQDLAQEIIKLDTTSSELEMCKLTIAKIEEEKKDLESSLQEKTEESAKISSELDFLRKNLNSLHSELHAQKTVREKLEKTISNFSTELNEKQSQLQGKRDLELSLQEKTEESAMISSELDILKVDLHSLHNELHAEKTVRQKLEKTLSDLTTELNEKQTQLQGKKDLESSLQDKTEESAKISSELNFLEKNMHSLHNDLHAEKTVREILEKAVSDLTTELNEKQCQLQDSDLNRKELVHLKQMVSDLEFENSRISDLLQKSEKYLKDALKECSSISFLETLLSEMNEFCVATDIVMTFTGAQFNDHLEELAEKLHFTCRQLDLLHKKNFDVESELNRCLCRELTCIEENTRLLTSLDFLKSELEVLTAQNRELIDQNSAIMSEVKDHKNRTEEVSYTYVHERENVVEVARLEQLLESCRRDAEELFLSKEEAELKCIVLQDKLHELETAFTSLKQSDDELIRLQNQCNELTKRLAEQVLKTEEFKNLSIHLKELKDKAEAECLNAHDRRGHEGPPVAMQESLRIAFIKEQYESKLQELRQQLSLSKKHSEEMLWKLQDAIDETENRKKSEASQIKINEELGLKILDLEAELQAVLSDKRNLLNAYDLLKAEKECSAISLECCKQEKQELEASLVKCNLEKSKIEVELTLAKELVETSRSHANSLDKGNGTLSSSLNPQQIYNHETQSASLLINMQPEDPVAFSVMNGGQTLESEKDLQQEVMKHAASTESLKSSIDHLSKELEKMKNENMLPSVDGHSHDDPSFPGLQRELIQLHEANQELGNIFPVFDKLSVSGNALERVLALEIELAEALRTKKSNIQFQSSFLKQHGDEEAVFRSFRDINELIKDMLELKTRHSAVETELKEMHDRYSQLSLQFAEVEGERQKLMMSIKNTRASKKASS; from the exons ATGTCGAGGGTCACTAGGTGGAAGATTGAGAAAACGAAAGTAAAGGTGGTTTTCCGGCTCCAATTTCATGCTACACAT ATCCCACAATCTGGATGGGATAAGCTATTTATCTCTTTCATCCCTGCCGACTCTGGGAAGGCTACATCAAAGACCACCAAAGCAAATGTGAGAAATGGAACCTGCAAGTGGGCAGATCCAATCTACGAAACTACAAGACTCCTCCAAGACATTAAAAGTAGACAATATGAAGAGaagttttataaatttgttgtgGGGATG GGTTCATCGCGATCTAGCATTCTTGGCGAGGCCAACATTAATCTAGCTGATTTTGTTGATGCCTTGAAGCCAACAGCTGTTGCTTTGCCTCTTAATGGAACTGAACCTGGAGTCACGCTACAT GTCACAGTGCAGCTTCTCACTTCCAAAACTGGCTTCAG AGAATTTGAGCAGCAGAGGGAACTCAGAGAGAGGGGCCTACAGACAACCTCTGACCAAGGTACTCATGAGGAATCTGCTGATAGCAAAGAGTCATCTCCCGACCAGAATAtgaataatcatataaataag GTTAATTCAAGAGTGAAATTGAAAAGAGAATCTAAAGATGTCCCCCATATTTCTTCACTTGAAGGAGAGTCTGGGGTAAATGAAGAGTATGCTGATTCAGCTGTTGGCTTTGATGGTTCTTCTAGTACTTCTGAAAGCATATATACTGAGAAGCATGATATCTCTAGTACACATGAAGTGGACAGTCTTAAAAGCACAGTCTCTGGTGATTTAGGTGGACTATCCCTCAGTCAAAGTCCTCAGCCAGACAAAGGGGAGGCACCTGATAATCAGTTTCCAGCACAGGGTAGTGATCGGGTTCATGGTTGGAGCATAGACTATTCAGCTGCCAATAGTTTGGCTGCTGCTTCTGAAGATAGGAGCAGTAGTAGACTTTTGGGAAATTTGGAAGCAGTTGAGTCATCTATTCTTGATCTAAAATTGAATGTAAGTTCTTTGCAAACTCATGCTGATGAAATAGGTGTTGAAACACATAAGTTTTCTGATCAACTTGCAACTGAAATTTCATCTGGAGAAGAGTTAGCAAAGGAGGTTGCAGTACTAAAATCTGAATGTTCGAAGTTTAGAGATGAGTTTGAGCAgcttaaaaattctaaattgaGCTTACCATTCCCTCACAAAGATCCTACTGCTACAGATCAggataaattatttcaaaatttgcaGCACAAATGGGTTAAGGGGCTTTTGCTTATGGAAGATAAGTTAAGAGATATTCAGAAGGTGTCTCTGGGATTTCCTGAAAGAGATTTCCGGTTCCTTAACTTGGAGTTAGAAGCACTGGTTGaaattttacagaacctcaaaCAAGAATCTGGAGAGCCAATTTCTGGGGCCAAAGTTGTCAATGAAAGGGAGAACAAGAAAATGGATTTGCATAAAAGTGAACAATTTTTAACAGATATTGGGTCTGATGCAGGTTTATTTCAACCTGAAAGCATGGCTCATTATCTTTCCATACCTGGCCTTGTGTCTCACGAGTTTGATTCTGTTGATCCTACCCTTGCCATGAAAGAGAAAATTTTTGAACTTCTGAGAGAGATAGACGAGTCCAAAACCGAAAGGGAAAGCCTTGTACGCAAAATGGATCAGATGGAATGCTACTATGAAGCTCTTATTCAGGAACTTGAGCAGAATCAAAGGCAGATGATGGCTGAGTTGCAGAACCTTAGGAATGAACATTCTACTTGTCTGTACACAATTTCTGCTGGTAAGACCGAGATGGAGAGAATGCACCAGAATATGAATGAGCAGATGATGAAATTTTCTGAAGACAAGCGCATTTTGGAAACTCTGAACAGTGAGTTTGAAAGAAGGGCTATTTCTGCTGAAGCAGCCCTTAAAAGGGCCAGATTGAATTATTCTATTGCTGTTGGTCAATTGCAAAAAGATCTTGAACTGCTTTCTTGCCAAGTTCTTTCTATGCATGAGACAAATGAGAATCTCATAAAGCAGACCCTTTCTGATTCTTCACTTCCAAACACCGATGATAACCCAGAACAAGTGGTGTATCCTAAAATTTCAGAAGGTCATACTTCCAATCGATTGCTGTGTCAAAATCACAGTTCTTCCTTACAAAGACAACATTTGGGTGAAGACATTTTACTTAACGATTTGAAAAGATCACTTCAGGTGCAAGAGGGGTTATACGtacaagttgaagaagaaatgAGCCAAATGCATTTTGCAAATATGTACTCTGATGTGTTTTCTAAGGCTCTGCAAGAAACATTGTTTGAAGCAAGTATTGACATTCAACTCATGAAAGAGAAAATTTCTCAACTCTCTCAACAGCTGGCGCTTACACATGAATCCAATGAGTTATTGGTCTTGAGGTTGCAGAATGCTATGAATGATATCCTTTCACTAAATGAGTACAAGGAGATTTGCACAGCAAAGAGCAATGATATTGCTCTCCAAAACCAAATTTTAGagtcaaatttaaaaaatcttgCTCATGAAAAAAGTCTTCTTATTGATAAAGTTAATGAGATGGAAGTTCTTCTGACAGAGTATAGAAGTTACGAGGGAAAGTATGTGGCATGCAGTACAGAAAACTCAGAGTTGAAGGGTTTATTGAAAAAAGAGAGCCTAGAAAATAATCATCTTCATGATGAAATGTCCATTTTGCAGGAAGAGTTAAAGTCTGTGAGAACTAAAATTGATGAGCAAGTTTCGATGAAGAATAATCTACAGAGTAATGTCACCTTTTTGTCTGATAAGTTGCAGAAATTGCTGGCTTCGTATGAAGAAAGTCACAGTGAACTTTCTCTTTGTAGTAGATCTGCTTATTTGGATTCAAAATGTGAAGACTTTGAGGGTCTGTTATTGCGAATAGAAGAGCTGCAACAGAGTGCATTTCAAAGAATCCTACTACTCACTGAAGAGAAGGAGATTTTAGTGCATGATAAACAAAAAACTTTAGTATCTTTAAATTCCGCTGAATCAAATGCTCTAGTCATGAAACAGAAGTTTGAGCATGATTTGCAAGAGATGTTACATAAGATAACTGTGTCGGGTGCTCTGTTGCAGAAACTTCAGTTAGATTTTGAGGTGATCATTGACAGGACTAGTGCTGGTTTTGAAGCTGAAGAATTATACTCTCAGCATCACAAAGAATTTTTGTCTGGTCTTGATCATTTGGAAGCTGAACTGCAACAACTTAATTCCAGAAATCAGGACCTTGCACAGGAAATAATAAAGCTAGATACTACATCTAGTGAACTTGAAATGTGTAAACTGACCATAGCAAAAATTGAAGAGGAAAAGAAAGATTTGGAGTCATCTTTACAGGAAAAAACTGAAGAATCTGCCAAGATTTCATCTGAGCTTGATTTTTTGAGAAAGAACTTGAATTCTTTGCATAGTGAGTTGCATGCACAGAAAACTGTCAGAGAAAAGTTGGAGAAAACAATTTCCAATTTTTCCACTGAATTGAATGAGAAGCAAAGCCAGcttcagggaaagagagatttgGAGTTGTCTTTACAGGAGAAAACAGAAGAATCAGCCATGATATCATCTGAGCTTGATATTTTGAAGGTGGACTTACATTCTCTGCATAATGAGTTGCATGCTGAGAAAACTGTCCGACAAAAGTTGGAGAAAACACTTTCAGATCTTACCACAGAATTAAATGAGAAGCAGACTCAGCTGCAGGGAAAGAAAGATTTGGAGTCATCTTTACAGGATAAAACAGAAGAATCTGCCAAAATCTCATCTGAGCTAAATTTTTTGGAGAAGAACATGCATTCTCTGCATAATGATTTGCATGCTGAGAAAACTGTCAGAGAAATTTTGGAGAAAGCAGTTTCAGATCTTACCACAGAATTGAATGAGAAGCAATGCCAGCTACAGGATTCTGATCTGAACAGAAAAGAACTTGTCCATCTCAAGCAAATGGTGTCCGACTtagaatttgaaaattcaagaaTCTCAGATCTTCTACAGAAATCTGAGAAATATCTTAAAGATGCTTTAAAAGAATGTTCTTCTATTAGTTTTCTGGAAACTCTGTTATCTGAAATGAATGAATTTTGCGTAGCTACAGATATTGTCATGACTTTTACTGGAGCTCAGTTTAATGATCATTTGGAAGAGCTGGCTGAGAAGCTTCATTTCACTTGCAGGCAACTTGATCTGCTTCACAAGAAGAATTTTGATGTAGAATCTGAATTAAATCGCTGTCTTTGCAGAGAATTGACATGCATTGAAGAAAATACAAGATTGTTGACTAGTCTTGACTTCCTGAAGTCCGAGTTAGAGGTCTTGACTGCTCAGAATAGAGAACTAATTGATCAAAACAGTGCAATTATGTCAGAGGTTAAGGATCACAAGAATAGGACAGAAGAGGTCAGTTATACGTATGTGCATGAAAGAGAGAATGTCGTTGAGGTTGCAAGGCTGGAGCAATTGCTGGAAAGTTGTCGTAGAGATGCTGAAGAACTCTTTTTGTCTAAGGAAGAAGCTGAACTCAAGTGCATAGTTCTCCAGGACAAATTGCATGAACTGGAAACTGCATTCACTTCATTAAAACAATCAGATGATGAACTGATAAGGCTGCAGAACCAATGTAATGAGCTTACCAAGAGGCTTGCTGAACAGGTTTTGAAGACAGAGGAGTTTAAGAATTTGTCTATTCATCTGAAGGAACTGAAAGACAAAGCTGAGGCCGAGTGTCTTAATGCTCATGATAGAAGAGGACATGAAGGACCGCCAGTTGCTATGCAGGAGTCCTTGAGAATTGCATTTATCAAGGAACAATATGAATCGAAGTTGCAAGAACTAAGACAACAGTTGTCTTTGTCAAAAAAGCACAGCGAGGAAATGCTGTGGAAACTACAGGATGCAATTGATGAAACGGAGAATAGAAAAAAGTCTGAAGcttctcaaataaaaattaacgaAGAGCTGGGATTGAAGATCTTGGATTTGGAGGCTGAGTTACAGGCTGTACTTTCTGATAAACGTAATCTGTTAAATGCTTATGACCTGCTAAAGGCTGAAAAAGAGTGTTCCGCAATAAGCCTTGAATGTTGtaagcaagaaaagcaagagcttgaagcttCTCTTGTAAAATGCAATTTGGAGAAATCCAAAATTGAAGTAGAACTTACCTTGGCAAAGGAATTGGTGGAGACTTCGAGATCTCATGCAAATTCTCTAGACAAGGGCAATGGTACATTATCTTCTTCATTGAATCCTCAACAAATTTATAATCATGAGACACAGAGTGCAAGTTTGCTCATCAACATGCAACCCGAG GATCCTGTTGCATTTAGTGTTATGAATGGAGGACAAACTCTTGAAAGTGAAAAGGACTTGCAACAAGAAGTAATGAAGCATGCGGCATCAACCGAAAGTTTGAAATCTAGCATTGACCACTTGAGTAAAGAG CtggaaaagatgaaaaatgagAATATGCTCCCTTCAGTAGATGGTCATAGTCATGATGACCCAAGTTTCCCAGGTCTGCAAAGAGAACTGATTCAGCTACATGAG GCCAATCAAGAATTAGGAAACATATTCCCTGTATTCGATAAATTATCAGTCAGCGGTAATGCATTAGAAAGGGTGCTTGCTTTAGAGATTGAGCTTGCTGAAGCATTGCGGACCAAGAAATCAAACATCCAATTTCAGAG TTCTTTCTTGAAACAACATGGTGATGAGGAAGCAGTATTCCGAAGCTTCAGGGATATCAATGAGCTAATTAAAGATATGTTAGAACTAAAGACAAGACATTCTGCTGTGGAGACAGAACTGAAAGAGATGCATGACCGTTACTCTCAATTAAGTCTTCAATTTGCAGAGGTTGAAGGTGAGAGACAAAAACTCATGATGAGTATAAAGAATACTCGAGCATCTAAGAAGGCTTCAAGTTAA